From one Mytilus edulis chromosome 1, xbMytEdul2.2, whole genome shotgun sequence genomic stretch:
- the LOC139495702 gene encoding uncharacterized protein — MDRNRMNLDSSVGASPQRTGLLGSIDAVFEQNRQEDERRKCKLRDQREAELAHSSYLKYNASSVQELQDAKCVVQQWANKHSSKRMNNLTKVVVDKRSPLNRPIIKTTNSRFGTLLYSTQNNGTNSITKPNLNDKRSPLKRKKEFMPEFSDDDDDILMMSLSDSGFPCVDLKTPDRMDISPARKGMKIDTFGSQLETKRRCFEPSIKVDQQSKNSKPSHTISSAADFIPLNINNSALGEEGQNVNSRKNSEEKENDLMSVQPNRSNVSVVEISDEENSVLHISDHDLSSTDNSNDASNTIVQSVRPKDSGLVRCPVLNCNGIFDSRELFDRHMNNFEHSPTDPWGEHSENKDISSDIVMCPECGKVFKQKEACEQHIKDKKHVYPLTPLPVHGYLCRSCLMLFPTDEECVSHITTLKHNSTAFPFSDDMKGLFTGLKGIPVSKKFVEDYYKKCMSADFHIVCCDCEIPINGHRELQQHLDETRLRHSFMALTEMTLMDIFTGYLYTHKCSTCHAAVENPKINGGFHSCNTEIAGKIITDGCNSFKALVLGHCVRLEQDNITEVKIKISEASNKEVREEPMELDLENVGTSMTKLQKCEKILPSNQLAYSSVNPGPSNDLSYLCEKPGPSNHSKSFKRKSDDKFTNRSRNNEIEDKTQSNKPSKRKKKKKYSGETETSFRMDVALSDYSSITDPAYLKTMANIIFLDLDNWRGFFPKLPNRLPERFFVWAFYGGNTQWNEPYQCGAYEYQVRENRFYLHDRCGTRKDAADFAICLTVGQMDMVLPPTVHFTILSGDKGFMEIERQMKGCKRKAVVIDPHEAMKMSSHVLYTMLVSVGQT; from the exons ATGGACAGAAACAGAATGAATTTGGATTCTTCTGTG GGAGCATCACCACAGAGGACAGGGTTGCTAGGTTCAATAGATGCAGTCTTTGAGCAAAATAGACAAGAGGATGAAAGAAGG AAATGTAAGCTGAGAGATCAAAGAGAAGCAGAGCTAGCCCATTCTAGCTATTTGAAGTATAATGCTTCATCCGTACAAGAATTACAAGATGCTAAATGTGTGGTGCAACAATGGGCAAATAAACATT CTAGTAAAAGAATGAACAATCTGACCAAGGTCGTTGTTGATAAAAGAAGTCCACTAAATAGACCAATTATAAAGACAACAAATTCAAGATTTGGAACTCTTTTGTACTCAACTCAGAACAATGGCACCAATTCAATAACAAAGCCTAACTTAAATGATAAAAGATCACCATTAAAGAGGAAGAAAGAATTCATGCCAGAATTttctgatgatgatgatgacattTTGATGATGAGCCTTAGTGATTCAGGTTTCCCTTGTGTGGACCTCAAAACACCGGACAGGATGGACATTAGTCCAGCTAGAAaag GTATGAAAATAGACACATTTGGGTCACAGTTGGAAACAAAGAGGAGATGTTTTGAGCCTTCTATCAAAGTTGACCAGCAGTCAAAGAATTCTAAACCATCTCATACAATATCTAGTGCAGCAGATTTCATTCCGCTCAATATCAATAACTCTGCATTGGGAGAAGAAGGACAAAATGTTAACTCTCGCAAAAATtctgaagaaaaagaaaatgatttGATGAGCGTTCAACCGAATAGATCGAATGTTTCTGTAGTTGAGATTTCAGATGAAGAAAACAGTGTTCTACATATTAGTGATCATGATTTGTCTTCAACTGACAATTCAAATGATGCATCAAATACCATTGTCCAATCAGTGAGGCCTAAAGATAGCGGTCTTGTCAGGTGTCCTGTTTTGAATTGTAATGGTATATTTGATTCCAGGGAATTGTTTGATAGACACATGAATAACTTTGAACATTCTCCAACTGATCCATGGGGTGAACATagtgaaaataaagatatttcaagtGACATTGTAATGTGTCCTGAATGTGGAAAAGTATTTAAg caaaaagaagcgTGTGAACAgcatataaaagataaaaagcaTGTTTATCCACTTACTCCTCTACCAGTACACGGATACCTGTGCCGATCGTGTCTCATGTTGTTCCCTACAGACGAAGAATGTGTATCTCACATAACAACACTCAAACATAACTCTACAGCTTTCCCATTTTCtg atGACATGAAAGGTTTGTTTACTGGACTTAAAGGAATACCAGTTTCAAAGAAATTTGTAGAAGattattataaaaaatgtatGTCGGCTGATTTCCATATAGTTTGTTGCGATTGTGAAATACCTATTAATGGACATAGAGAACTGCAGCAGCACTTGGATGAAACAAGACTTAGGCACAGTTTTATGGCACTAACTGAAATGACACTG ATGGATATTTTTACTGGTTATTTGTATACTCACAAATGTTCAACATGTCATGCAGCTGTGGAAAATCCCAAAATAAATGGTGGATTTCATAGTTGTAATACAGAAATAGCAGGGAAAATTATAACTGATGGTTGTAACTCATTCAAAGCCTTAGTGCTGGGTCATTGTGTTAGGTTAGAACAGGATAATATCACCgaagttaaaattaaaatcagTGAGGCATCAAACAAAGAAGTCAGAGAAGAACCAATGGAATTGGACCTTGAAAATGTTGGAACTAGCATGACTAAGTTGcagaaatgtgaaaaaatcttGCCATCTAATCAACTGGCATATTCAAGTGTAAATCCTGGACCTTCTAACGATCTTTCTTATTTATGTGAAAAACCTGGACCATCCAATCATTCAAAGTCTTTTAAACGAAAATCAGATGACAAGTTTACAAATCGGTCAAGAAATAATGAAATTGAAGATAAAACTCAATCAAATAAGCCttcaaaaaggaaaaagaaaaaaaagtattcagGTGAAACAGAGACATCTTTTAGAATGGATGTGGCCCTAAGTGATTACAGCAGTATTACTGATCCTGCCTACCTGAAAACAATGGCCAATATCATATTTTTAGATTTAGACAATTGGAGAGGTTTTTTCCCAAAGTTACCAAACAGATTACCTGAACGATTCTTTGTGTGGGCATTTTATGGAGGTAACACACAGTGGAATGAGCCATATCA GTGTGGAGCTTATGAATATCAAGTACGTGAAAATCGTTTCTATCTTCATGATCGTTGTGGAACAAGAAAAGATGCTGCAGACTTTGCCATATGTTTAACG